One segment of Solanum lycopersicum chromosome 1, SLM_r2.1 DNA contains the following:
- the LOC101256223 gene encoding uncharacterized protein, whose translation MGTREVYEEKLKRGNLYHDPTIKPGLGSARCPRCLSLLNSNSKSGEWVITPVLHDFTAVAGSGIGGLLSAIHGFNTGIPFVQRHVKGPKWLPFVIGLPPLLMFSAASATFGGYALPRFTQLTMTSYYTASSASHYGISLLTRRIEEAHTSGVQPKRLS comes from the exons ATGGGAACGCGAGAGGTATACGAAGAAAAATTGAAGAGAGGGAATCTCTATCATGATCCTACAATCAAACCTGGCCTCGGTTCTGCTAGATGTCCTCGTTGTCTTTCTCTCTTGAACTCCAATTCA AAAAGTGGAGAATGGGTGATTACTCCTGTTCTACATGATTTCACGGCTGTG GCTGGCTCTGGAATTGGTGGACTGCTCAGTGCAATTCATGGTTTCAATACAG GAATTCCTTTTGTCCAGAGACACGTGAAGGGTCCAAAGTGGCTTCCATTTGTTATAGGG CTTCCTCCACTACTCATGTTCTCTGCAGCTAGCGCGACATTTGGAG GATATGCACTTCCAAGATTTACTCAACTTACGATGACTTCGTATTACACTGCTTCAAGTGCCTCACATTACGGAATATCATTGCTTACCAGACGTATTGAGGAGGCACATACTTCTGGTGTTCAACCTAAAAGACTCAGCTGA
- the LOC101255140 gene encoding F-actin-capping protein subunit alpha, whose amino-acid sequence MLEEDEDFLESETQLTDDQKIEIAKWFLLNAPAGEIQYVAKDVRAILKDENIYKKAAEESFPSYNKSHLICLEFPNRSGDVLITSFSEVDKDEYLDPRTAQVARVDHVKQVCKDVRPARDEELPSAFVEEYRSAMDAEIMKYVSETYPKGISSVYCTKGKDVEEPGFDFELVVVISAARHSPQNFCNGSWRSIWNIEFKDEIQSVEVRGEMQVGAHYFEEGNVQLDAKHECKDTTLIQSPDDSAFSLVNIIRHHETEYLASLQTSYLKLPDTTFKDLRRKLPVTRTLFPWHNTAQFSLTRDIEKELGIGK is encoded by the exons ATGTTAGAAGAAGACGAAGATTTTCTGGAATCAGAAACTCAACTTACCGATGACCAGAAAATTGAGATTGCCAAATGGTTCCTTCTTAATGCCCCCGCCGGCGAAATTCAGTACGTCGCCAAag ATGTTAGAGCCATTTTAaaggacgaaaatatatataagaaagcGGCCGAGGAGTCATTTCCTTCGTACAACAAATCTCACTTGATTTGTCTCGAATTCCCAAACAGAAGTGGCGAT GTACTGATTACATCCTTCAGTGAGGTTGATAAGGATGAGTATCTTGATCCCCGAACTGCCCAGGTTGCCAGAGTTGACCATGTCAAGCAA GTTTGTAAAGATGTTAGGCCAGCAAGAGATGAAGAACTTCCATCTGCTTTCGTGGAAGAATATAG GTCTGCCATGGATGCTGAAATTATGAAGTATGTGAGTGAAACATATCCAAAAGGCATCAGTTCAGTTTACTGTACGAAGGGAAAGGATGTGGAAGAGCCAGGATTCGACTTTGAACTTGTTGTGGTGATTTCAGCTGCTAGGCATAGTCCTCAGAATTTCTG CAATGGAAGCTGGCGATCAATATGGAATATTGAATTTAAGGATGAAATTCAATCTGTAGAAGTGAGAGGCGAGATGCAG GTTGGCGCACATTACTTTGAAGAGGGAAATGTACAGCTAGATGCAAAACACGAATGTAAGGATACAACGCTAATTCAG TCCCCAGATGATTCTGCATTTTCCCTGGTCAACATTATTCGCCACCATGAGACTGAGTATCTGGCTTCTCTTCAG ACATCTTACTTGAAATTGCCTGATACCACTTTCAAG GACTTGCGGAGGAAGCTTCCCGTTACTCGTACATTGTTCCCATGGCACAACACTGCACAATTTAGCCTTACAAGAGACATTGAAAAAGAACTTGGAATTGGAAAATAG